In Methanomassiliicoccales archaeon, the genomic stretch TCCGTATCGTCAACGAGATGAAAGACAAAGTGAACAGGGTTGTTTATGACATCACTGACAAACCGCCTGCGACGATCGAGTGGGAGTGAGTCATCGGCGAGTGTATTTTACTAGAATGCGATCTATCTCATCCCAATGAGAGATTTTTTCATCTGGCACGATCGAATCGTCATGTTGGTAGAATTTCGACTCCTTGAGAATCGCGACCATCCCTACACCCTTTGCCCCTTTTATGTCGGCCTGGAGTGAATTACCGATGAACATCGCCTCGTCGGGCCTCGCGTCTAAATTCGAAAGGGCCATCTTGAAGATCTTTGGGTTAGGCTTCCTGAGGCCTACATCCGTCGAGAAAATTAGATCGTCGAAATACTGGTCGATTCCATAGTAACGCATATCTCTTAAGGGGAATTCGGACGGCAATCCCCAGGCGACATCGGATATGAGCCCAATCGCATATCCCCTCGCGTGCACTTTATCAAGCATCTCTTTTGCACCTGGAATTAATTGGCGATTTTCGAGCAGTGTCTCATAAAAAGCGTGTAACGCCTTATCCATGAGGTCATCATCACCGTCGCAGCCGTAACGATGAAAGCACCGGTCAAGGACGTCCGAGAGTGGCACTTCAATCATTTTCTTGATCTTTGCCTCTCTCGCCTCCATTAGCAGGCGGCTCAGGTGCTGATAAAAATCCTCCTCTTCGTCCGGAATTCCAAAATCTGTTGAGAGGATCCGATAGACTTTCTTAATCGCTTTCATCTCGGGTTCTTTCCAGTCGTGGTAGTAATCGATAAGTGTGTGGCCAAGGTCAAAAAGTATAGCTTTCACAGGAAAAATCTGATACAAAATCACCATTTAATAATTCCGATCATAATGAGCTTACGAAATGAAGCGTTGCTAAATGGCACCTTGTCGATTTGCACAATTACCTGGGCTCTTATCAGCAGCTATTACCATGCAAATCGCCACCATCCGCCTTTCTTTTCAGCGTCGAACCCAAACTGATCAGGCCTCTAACAGTTATCTCGGGAACCGACACTCCTTAAATACAGTACAGTCTTTTACAAGGCGATGAAGATCTATGTTATAGACAATGGTGGACAGTGGACGCACCGGGAGTGGAGGGTGCTCAGATATCTTGGCGTCGACACAGCGATCGTGTCGAATACGACACCATTTGAGGATATTCAGGATGCGGACGCACTAGTTCTTTCTGGCGGGGCCCCTCGTGTCGCACTTGATGCCGAAAGGATGGGGCGCAACGGGGAGTATTTAGACAGAGCCGAGATCCCAATCCTTGGGATCTGTGCGGGAATGCAGTTCATGTGCGCGAAATTTGGGGGAAAGACAGAACCGGCAAGGGTTCCTGAATTTGGGAAAACCGTACTCTACGTCGATCAAGAAAACGACCTTTTCAAGGGCCTCCCTCATACTTTTATTGTTTGGGAATCACACAACGATGAAGTATCTATTGTACCCCCTTCCTTCGATATTCTTGCGCACTCAGATAATTGTCCCGTCGAGGCTGTTAAAATGAAATCGAGGCCGGTATACGGGCTGCAGTTTCACCCGGAAGTTGAGCACACAGAATACGGGACAGAGATCTTCAAGAATTTTCTAAGGGTTGTCGAAGGTTGGCACAAATGAGATCGGAAGATGTAATCGCGGTCAGGGAAGCGCTTGAGCAGTTGAGAAAGAACGAACCATTTGAGAAAGCGCTCGGCCGCGTGCTGCGGAAAAAAGGTAACACCTTTGAAGATTACATCAGGATCGTTGGGGAGATCAGAGAATTGGCCCGGAAGAAAAAAATCTCATCGAAAGATGCCGGTCAGCTCATTGTTGACGAATTAGAGAAACAAAAGAAGGGTGAGCAGTATCATGGCGATCGCTAGGACCATCGCGATAACAGCCATTTTTGCATCGGATCCAAAGATGATCGGGATTGGGCCAATGAGAACAACGCCACCACCTTTGACATGAGGCTTTTCCTCACTACAAGGGCGCTCCATTTCCATCGTCTCGTATGGTACTTCAATACGTTCGGGGGGAATCGCGAACGACAGAAAAGTTAAGAAGAAACCGATAAAAATCAGTAAAAGTGAGATTAAACTCAAAATGCCCGTGCCATAGATCACTGGAAAGATAAGAAAGAGAGCGACCTGCATCTCGCCACTGGCTATACCGTAAACCACCAAGAGGATACCGCTCAGGATCATTGCCAGCGAGACCAAGCGAATCGGCAAGCGCAGGCTCATATTCACATACACATGAACGTCCTGTTATCAATTTTTTCATCGGATGATTGATGCTGATCATATTTTGACATGATTTAGCGATATGAGATTGTTTGCTCATTGGGAAAGTGAAAAAAAGAAGAGAGTCTAATAAAATGTGATCCCTTCATCTAGCATGAATATTCCATGCAGCGACAAAGGACAGGCCTTTTCTCGTAATGGCTTCAGCGGTCTTATTGACCGCGTCATGTTTGTCAAGGAAATTTCGTTCTAATGACGGCATTAGTCCTGATTCTACGATCTCTTTCTTATCTCTGAAGTAATCGAGAATGTCAGACGGGTGCTCCCTCATCTGCTCGGTTTCGATCTCACCGCCCTCGTGCTTTGCTGCGATATTGGGAACATGATCCGCAATTGCAAGTAGATCATCTCGACGATTGTATGGCTGTCTTACGATGCTTTTCCATGTCTCAGTTATGTGATGTTCGATTCTCACCTTGTCTTCAAGGCCGAGCATCCTACGAATCTCTGCTGTTTTCTCCAGCGTGTCCACGTTGACCGAATTACTCAAATTGAAGCCGACGAGCGGCGTCGTCCCGTCGTCCCGTGCAAATAACTTCGCCGTCATCAATGTCCAAAGTACAGAATACGGATTGTCGTTTCCCATGAAGACGGATATTTTGAATTCCATGTCTATCCCGAGTTTGTGAATGATGTAGCCGAGGAGAACGGTTCCAGGGTTCAGATTGAGAACTTGTTTTATTCCGTAGTTTGTGCAATAATAAAGGAACTCATCAATGTACTGAAGTGCGTGCTCATTCGGCTGTCCAACTCCGCCAAAATACCCAGTGATCGTTTCAGGACCACCTAGGTGGACATTTGACCCATCAGTACCCTTCGTATCAAGGGTCTCGACATATGAAGCCCCAATGATCTGCATCGCTGCTGCTGTGGCCAGGATATCCCCCTGGTCGGCCTCTTGTTCTTTCATCTTTCTGACCCTGATGTATCTCGAGGGCATGATTTCCCTGTTCTTGATAGCCTGTTGGGCCTCAGCAATCAGCCAAGGGAAGTACTGCAAAGCGCTGATCTCAAGAATAACGGGGTATTTCTCGTTGAATGCTATTTCGTTGGCAACTTCTCCAAGCACTTTTTTTCTGAACTCTCGAATGGAAATGAATTTCTTCTTAGCTCTCGCATCGAGGAGCCATTCAATATCCCTCAGATAGGGGGAATTCATATCCTTCAATCGTTGCAATAACTTCTCGAGCCTCCGAGCCTCTTGCGCCTTTGCGTTGATTTCCTCAGGCGTCCCATATTTTTCGATGACTGAGAGTATGTCATTTATTATTTCATTGGATGGGTCAAGGAGGAAATCGTTGATTTCCTTCAGAGCGCTACCCGGAATTTCCAGTCTGTCCCGTAGTTTCTTTATCATCCCCAATTCTCCTGCTGCAAGTCTAACGACTTACGGTGCGATCAATCGATTGCAGTACATAATATAAATCCGTTCTTCCGTCAAAAATATTGATGTAGCACCGGTAATTTCGTCGTCTTGGAATCTAAACTCCAAGGAATTTGAAAATGACCATACACTGTTACAAACAGTTATGAGAAAGATCCGAAAAAAGTGAGTTTTCACAGACCGATATTGTATACCGATTGCAATATGTCTTGAAAACTACATTCCATACTCAGCTTCAGAACAGTGACGCGATCATATGTATGGTCGGAATAGCCACAACACTTCCATCGAGAAGGCAGAGAAACAAAGAACAAGATAATATTTTTATTTCTGGAACTTGATCAAGTAAGAGGTGCGAATTTGTCCTCCCTGAGCAGCGTCATCGTCGAGATTTTAAAATCAAGGGAGTTCGAGGTGACCGAAAGGGGAGATCGCATATTCGGAAGGAAGGGAACGAGTGAAGTCGTCTTCTTGCTTCTGGAAGGGACGAATGAGGAGATGAGAATCCGTGCCTTTCTCAACGAATTTAAGAATTTCAATGGTAAGAAGGTGATCGTAAGTCTTCAGCCGATTTCCGAGTCGTCGGCAATGCTTCTTGATCCATCGGTTACCTTCTGGGACAGAGAAGCCGTCGCCCGCGAAATCGGACGAACGCGTATTGAGAAACTATTGGGAGAACACGATCACGGTCTCATCGATGAACTGATCGCTGATGATTATCCAAAGATCGTCGCGCCGGAAATGCTGGAAGAAATGCAGGGTACGGAGTTGAGTGAGAAAATTGTAAAGCCTGTGATTGACCTTGAGGATGTGAAGGAAATCTCAAGGCAGACGGTCGGCGGGTTCAGATATAGGCTGGAGTTGGTTCCTTATTTTGTCTATCAATACTCGTGCGATCTCTATATCGATAAAGTCAAAGTCGGTAGCGAGCGCGGACATCTTTCGGTCAATGCACTGACCGGGAAAGTTGAGCCCTGGAACGAGAATGTCGATATTGTTTTGACGCTCGAGCACGCCTTCAAACGTTTGGAACCGATGCTGGAAACAGAGGAGGCGAAAAAACTCGTTAGAGGTGAAGTAGTGAGAATGCATACTCACGAGCAAGAAATCATCAAGGATACTGGTCAAGTCACTATCGTAGAGAAGAAAACAGTTTCACCGAATCCAGATGAGGTCGCCATAAAGGAACTCGGCGTGTTCTACATTCCGATCTGGTGTGTCGAAGGCATTCATGGTGTCATGATCCTCAACGCGGGCAACGGGAAAATCATCAGCGAAGATTATTATAAGATTTGAACTAAGCATATTTTGGAGAATGGCGGTTCAAGATTTGCATGGTTCTATTGTTCATCCTCGATTAATTCCAGAGCCTTGAGGATGTTTTCCCAATGAGACCCTTTCCAGTAAACCTTACCGCAGCTGCGACAGCGATAAAATTCCGTGTTGTTTACGAGGGCCCCTGCTGGAACCTCATTTTCGACCTCCTTTTGCGTAACTCTATCAACCTCCCCATTGCAAACTGTACACCGCGTAAAATCTTCGTCCATCTTCAGATTAAATGACCTTATGACCTGACGAAGCTGCTCGCGAAGTTCATCGCTCTCGATGTAAAGACTTCTCTCCCCAAGCCTCTTTGCGAGATTTTTGTCTCTCGTCAGTAGTATTCTTCTGTCTCTGAGAACTTGCATTTCGATCTCATCATCGCTCCTGTTCTTTTCATAAATCGTGTCATAACCGATGATGCGCAGCCACCTCGCAAGCGTTCCGAGCATCTCATCCGCTGTGAATCTTATCCTCTCATTTGACATTCCCGGTAGCCTCGTATATGAGGAGAACCCCATTGCCTAATTTTTCTATCGTGATCAGTTTAAGATGAAATGGTAGATGATCGGAGAAGCCGTCTCCCTCGACAGGGGTCGGGGCACCCCTCCCCCCGAGGACAAAGTCACCGATATAGACACAATACCTATCAACAAAGCCGCTTTTGAAAAAGGACCAGATAACTTCCCCACCCCCCTCTACGAGCAGCTTCTTTATGCCCTTCGAGTAAAGATATGAGAGCAACGGCTCGATGTCAACCCTCCCCTTTCCGAATCTTACGACCTCGGCGTTTTTCCAGGTTTTTCTGCACTCTTCCGCCGTCGCGATCAGTGTTGGGGCATTTCGATCAAGGACCTTTGCATTATCCGGCGTTCTTCCATGCGAATCGAGCACCACCCTTAGCGGTTTTTTTTCTAGTTGGGGGTCCTTGACAGTCAAATGTGGATCGTCTGCGAGTACAGTACCTATACCGACGAGTATTGCGTCACACGAAGCTCGTAGCTTCTTAACCCTCTCGAGATCCTCTTGAGACGAGATGCGTACTTGTCTCCGTTCCTTGCCGGCAATTTTACCGTCCGGCGTCATCGCGCAGTTGACGATCACAAAAGGCCTCATCACCTCAGATCATATTGAAAAGGGATGATAAGATTTCCGTATTTCGTGGCTTTATTACATTTGTCAGGTAGAGATGTGAATGAGGAAGCGATAGCGGCCGCTAATTGTTAAGTATCATGAACTGAATATGAACCATGATGGACGAGATTCAAATTATTGAGTTGAAGGAGACCGATCTGAGGGGTGCCTATGTCATCGATGGATTCCCAAGTGTTGGTCTTGTAGGATCGATTGCCGCGAACTATTTAGTCACAGCTCTGGCGCTAGAACAGGTGGGGGTTGTCGATTCAGAATACTTCCCAGCCGTTTCCTGGATAAAGAATGGAGTACCATATGGACCCGTGCGGATATACGCCGGTGAAAAAGGAGAGGACAAAATTGTTGTCTTCGTATCAGAGTTTCAACCGCCTACAAATCTAATTAAACCGCTTGCGAGAGCGGTGATGGATTGGACCGAAGACCATAGGTGCGGGATGGTGATCTCGCCAGAAGGTCTCATTGTACAATCGCCGGCCGAACGTCAATACGAGGAGGTTGAGAAGGTTGATACAGCACGGGATCTGATTAACCGTGTCTGGGGGATTGGTTCAACCAAAAGGGCGAATGAGGTTCTAAAGAACAATGGGATACCTTTTTTCGAAAACGGCGTCGTTGTTGGTCTTGCCAGCGTTTTGCTGAATGAAGGCGTGTACAGAGATTTCGATGTTCTCCTGCTATTGTCGGAAGCAAGTGCCGAATATCCAGATGCAAGAGCTGCTGCCGCTGTGACTTCGGCGATCGACAAAATTCTGCTTCATACTGACATAGACGTCAAGCCCCTGATCGACGAAGCGGTGATGATCGAAG encodes the following:
- a CDS encoding TIGR00304 family protein, whose translation is MSLRLPIRLVSLAMILSGILLVVYGIASGEMQVALFLIFPVIYGTGILSLISLLLIFIGFFLTFLSFAIPPERIEVPYETMEMERPCSEEKPHVKGGGVVLIGPIPIIFGSDAKMAVIAMVLAIAMILLTLLLFL
- a CDS encoding GMP synthase subunit A; the encoded protein is MKIYVIDNGGQWTHREWRVLRYLGVDTAIVSNTTPFEDIQDADALVLSGGAPRVALDAERMGRNGEYLDRAEIPILGICAGMQFMCAKFGGKTEPARVPEFGKTVLYVDQENDLFKGLPHTFIVWESHNDEVSIVPPSFDILAHSDNCPVEAVKMKSRPVYGLQFHPEVEHTEYGTEIFKNFLRVVEGWHK
- a CDS encoding HAD-IA family hydrolase, yielding MKAILFDLGHTLIDYYHDWKEPEMKAIKKVYRILSTDFGIPDEEEDFYQHLSRLLMEAREAKIKKMIEVPLSDVLDRCFHRYGCDGDDDLMDKALHAFYETLLENRQLIPGAKEMLDKVHARGYAIGLISDVAWGLPSEFPLRDMRYYGIDQYFDDLIFSTDVGLRKPNPKIFKMALSNLDARPDEAMFIGNSLQADIKGAKGVGMVAILKESKFYQHDDSIVPDEKISHWDEIDRILVKYTRR
- a CDS encoding 2,5-diamino-6-(ribosylamino)-4(3H)-pyrimidinone 5'-phosphate reductase; this translates as MRPFVIVNCAMTPDGKIAGKERRQVRISSQEDLERVKKLRASCDAILVGIGTVLADDPHLTVKDPQLEKKPLRVVLDSHGRTPDNAKVLDRNAPTLIATAEECRKTWKNAEVVRFGKGRVDIEPLLSYLYSKGIKKLLVEGGGEVIWSFFKSGFVDRYCVYIGDFVLGGRGAPTPVEGDGFSDHLPFHLKLITIEKLGNGVLLIYEATGNVK
- a CDS encoding Mut7-C RNAse domain-containing protein, coding for MSNERIRFTADEMLGTLARWLRIIGYDTIYEKNRSDDEIEMQVLRDRRILLTRDKNLAKRLGERSLYIESDELREQLRQVIRSFNLKMDEDFTRCTVCNGEVDRVTQKEVENEVPAGALVNNTEFYRCRSCGKVYWKGSHWENILKALELIEDEQ
- a CDS encoding PAC2 family protein; translation: MDEIQIIELKETDLRGAYVIDGFPSVGLVGSIAANYLVTALALEQVGVVDSEYFPAVSWIKNGVPYGPVRIYAGEKGEDKIVVFVSEFQPPTNLIKPLARAVMDWTEDHRCGMVISPEGLIVQSPAERQYEEVEKVDTARDLINRVWGIGSTKRANEVLKNNGIPFFENGVVVGLASVLLNEGVYRDFDVLLLLSEASAEYPDARAAAAVTSAIDKILLHTDIDVKPLIDEAVMIEERLKEMYRKAGKKEELAKMRSIMYG